The Leptospira paudalimensis region TGGTCATATGGTTTATTAGAATGAATGGAATTGGCTAAGTATTGGAAAAAAGTTCCTGTTGGGATTTTTCTCCCTTTGGATTTATCACGGAACATGGCAGCAAATTGATTCCCCCAATATTCGGCAAATTCTGGCTGTTTTAAAAAACGAACCACAAAAGATTCTAATGTTTCCTCTTTAGAATTTTCTAATTCACTCCATTCCGAAACATTTGGAATCACTCCACGTAAATGTAGAGATAATCGACGGAAGATTGTTTTTTTGTCCGCCTTTTCTATATTAGGTGATAACTTAAGATACAATTGATCCAATGGATGAACTGCATTCTGTTTTGAACGTGAAAAAACATAACTCAAAGATCCAACGAGGAACAACACGGATAGAATGAGTAGAAAGTAATTTCGGATTGGAAGGAATACCATTCTCATATGGCAAAGATTCTATGTTGGATTTTGTGAATTGAAAATATTTTTCTTGCAAAAGTCAATTTTTTGCGGATAAACCTTGGTTGCGATGGCAGAAGAAAAAATCTATGAAATGCTTTGGGACTGCGAATTTTGCGGTTCTAAAAAGTTACTGGGAAAAACACATAGGCACTGTCCTAATTGTGGAGCCACCCAAGACCCAAATCGAAGGTACTTTCCAAAGGAAGAGGACAAAGTTGCCGTCCAAGACCATATCTATTATGGTGCTGATAAAGTTTGTCCCTTTTGCCAAACTGCGAATGGAGCCAAAGCAACCTTTTGTGGGAATTGTGGTGGTTCACTAGATGGTGCCCAAAATGTAAAACTTCGTTCTGAACACGATGGTGTCACAGAAGACTCTGTCCAAAAAGCAAAAGAAGATTTGGCATTCCAAAATTCTGAATGGGTCAAACCACATCCCAAAACACCTAAATGGGTTCTTTGGATGCTCGGTTCTATTTTGTTCGGTGGAATCGGTTTTGTATGTTTGGGTATCTTATGGACAGAAAAAGTCGAACTGCAAGTCACTCACCATGAGTGGTCCCGCACCATTGCGATTGACCAATTCAAACCAGTTTCAGAATCAGATTGGTGTGATTCGATGCCGATGGGAGCCTATAGTGTTTCCAAAAGTCGCCAAATCCGTAGTTATGATAGTATACCCGATGGGGAAGATTGTCGTACGGTTCGTACGGATAAAGGTGATGGTACTTTTTCCGAAAGTGAAAGTTGTACAACCAAGTATCGAAAAGAACCTGTATATGATTACCATTGTAGTTACCGCATTGATAAATGGGCCTTCGATCGAAATGCAGTAGCAAAAGGATTTGGCACTACACAGGAACCATATTGGCCAACACCACAAATCAAAGAATGTGCAAGTACTTCCATTGGTTGTGAACGGCTTGGAAAAAAGGAAGAGAAGTATTTGGTTTATTTTGTTGAATCCAGTGGGGAAACCAAAGGTGAAAAACATGACTGTGAGTATGATATGGCAAAATGGAAATCAGTTCTACCGAAAGCACAATACCAAACAGAAAAAAGTGTCATTTTTAATTATATCACTTGCGACAGCATACAAATGTTAGATGAAAATGGAGCAGAGGAATAAAATGGACCAAACTTGGTTAAAAACGACATTAGAACGGTTTAAGAATGAACAAGATCCGATTCGGAAGTTTTTAAAGGAAACAAAACTATTTGAAGAGGCACTTGCCAACCAAGAGTTTGAGAAAACAGATTTACTAATCCGAAAGGAACTTGGTGGTTTACTGACAACATTCAAAGAAAGTTTTCGAAAACTGGAAGAAGGTTTTGTTCAGAAAGCCCAAATCCAAAACATCGGTAAAACCAATTCTGCCACAACCTTACTGGATCGTATCATCATGAAAGTGACTTCTGCAGGTTATGGCCTGAATGGACTTGGGACAGGTGTGCAAGCGACTTCAGCAGAAATTGAAAAGGTTCTCAATCACGACTTTTCAATGTTGGAAAAAGTTGGAATTTTACAAAAAGAAATTTTAGAAACATTACCAACTTCATTTGCCACAAACCCAGAAGCAGCGATTGAATCGATCAACAAACTCTTACTCGATTTTGAATCACAATTCGAAGCAAGAAACTCAATCTTTTTAAAATTATAAAATAAGGAACAAAACATGGCACTAATAGACAGAATTAAATTTGAAGGAAATCCAAGTGAAATCGTTTGGAAATACCCATCTGATGAAATCAGCACGGCGGGACAACTTGTCGTTGATGAAAACCTAGAAGCAATTTTTTTCAAAGAAGGAAAAGCTTTAGATACATTTGGACCTGGAACTCATACCTTAAAAACAGGGAATATCCCCATTTTGGAAGCTCTCGTCAATCTTCCGTTTGGTGGGAAAACTCCTTTTACAGCAGAAGTGTATTATGTAAACAAATCCATTATGGCCCTAAAGTGGGGAACAACTACACCGATTCCACTTGAAGATCCAAAGTATAAAATTGTTCTCAATATACGAGCATTTGGTGATTATAAATTTCGTATCAAAGATTCAAGGTCTTTTTTGCTGAATGTAGTTAAAGGTGGAAATCGGACAACGAATGAAGCCATTGATGAATTTCTAAAACCAAATATCGTACGTGGGATTGGTGATTTTATTTCAGAAGTTATTTTGAATAATAATACTTCTGTTGTAGAAATCAATAAATACCGAGATGAAAGTTCGACTGCTGGCCGAGTGAAACTTGCACCAGAATTTGAAAAGTATGGGATTGATCTTACAGAATTTAACGTATCATCAGTAAACTTTGACCAAAACGATCCAAACTACCAAAGGATCCAAAAAATCATCACAGACAAATTTGAAATTGATATGTTAGGTGATAAGTACCAACAGAAAAAAATGTTCGATATTGGCCAAGCCGCTGCAGAAAACGAAGGCCAAGGTGGTGGTGCCATGGGTGCTGGAATGGGCATGGGGATGGGAATGAACATGGGCCAAATGATGGGCAATATGATGAACCAGGGTGGACAAAACCAAGCTGGTGGAGCACCTGCTGCAAACGATCCAGCTGCAAGGATTGCCAAACTGAAAGGTTTACTCGACCAAGGTCTCATCAGTGCAGAAGAGTTTGAAACCAAAAAGAAGGAGATCCTTTCTTCAATTTGATCCTAAAATTACCTTTCATTTCAATTTTCCAATCCGATCTAACAATTCGAATCGTTTTAGTTAGGTGGGATTGGAAATCCAAACTTACGAAAACAATTGTTTGATTTCGGCTAAGTTTGCTTCTGCTTCTCTTTCTCCTTTATCGATGATTTCTTGGTATCGAGCAAAATCAAATAACTGAAATTCTTCTAAATGGAAATGAACAAATAAATCCATCTTGGGACGTTTGAGTCGAGTGATCTCTCTACCCTCTAAGGTGATGGTCCTCGTCATGATCTGTAAAATGGGTGGGTATTTTAACGTATCCCAAATATAACGGAAAAAACCTTTTTCAGTGGTATTTCGGTCTTCAAAGAGTTTCACTGGGACAATTTCCTGTAAAGGAGAGACGTTAATTCCCATGACAACATCTGCACCTTTGGAACGGATGAGATTTTCAGGGACATTATTGATCATTCCACCATCGACTAACAACTTTTCGCCGAGCCGGTAAGGAGGGAAAGCTCCGGGTAAACTCATCGCACTTGTAAGTGCTTCTGTAATTGGACCTTGGTCAAAGATATGTTCTTTTCCTGTTTGTAAATCGACTGCAGACGTTGCAAAAGGAAGTGGAAGTTCTTCAATCCTTTGGTCTCCAAATCCTTTTTTGAGCATTCGTTTCATACGTTTGCCCTTAAAAAAAGCGACCACTGGAAGTGTTGGATCAAATGCACTTTCAAGACCACCAAAGAAATTTTTTATCATCTCTTCGATTTCTTCTGGGCTATTTTTCCTTGCATACAATGCAGCAATCACAGCTCCCATGGAAGCACCCGAAACAAAATCAAAATGAATGCCTTCTCTATGTAAGACTTTAAGAAGTCCCACATGGGCAAGTGCTCTTGCTCCTCCACCACCCAATGAAAGTCCTCTCGTTTTTGAAACTAAGTAACGTGCCAATGTATCTTTTTGATAAAATGTTTTGAGCGATTGGTCTTGAGGAAGGTAACTTTTTCGCACTCCACTTTCCATCATACGAATGGCACGACCTTCAAAATTACGAATCCGACTTTTCCAAAACTGAATGATTTCTTCTTTTTCTTTGTAAAACTTTTCAGGTTCATCTTCCCAAAATACCAAAAAGTCTGATTGAACCACTAAATAGTGTAAGTCGACTCGAGAAGTGGACTCGTCAAAGTAGATATGAAGAAGTGGTGTTTTATTTCTTAAATTGGTGAGGTATTCAGAAATTTGAGTGGGGTCCATTCCCTTAAATGTTGAAATCGGGATGGCAGCCGAAAGTTTTTTAGTGACTTCTCCGTACTCATCTAAAAAGGTTTTTACCTTTTCTCCAAAATGGTATTCCGGCTCTAAAGGAATATGAACACATAATCTTCTTAAGCCTGTAAATTTATCTTTTGCATTGGATCGGTCTAAATTTTCGCGCATCCTTGTTCCCATCATTTGGATGATATTTTGGGCAAAGATTTTTTCTTGGGATGCAAGTTGGAGAAATAATTTACCGTTTAACACATACACAAGTGTATCGATCACAGCAATGGCGGATGTAGAATGATTGGAGCTGGAGATGAGTGAGTTTTCAGCCAAAACTTGGCCTGAACCTACATAGACATGGGACTGGCCACCTACATTTTCTAAAAGGATTTCTCCATACCGTACGATGTAGATGGATTCAGAAGACTCTCCCTTGTAATAGAGAGCTTCGTGACTACGGATGAGTTTTTCTTGGACATTGTTGGCAAGCCTAGTCAAAACAGATGTGGGAAGTTTTTTGAAAAGCTCCACAGACTTTAAAAATTTCTGTATCGCTTGTCGTTCTAATTCTGTTCGTTTCATTCTTCCCTCACCTTATTAAATTCGTATACTTACCCACTCCTTCCTACGAAATTTTCCGACAAAAAGCACTGCCATGAGTAAAATCCAAATAAAAAACGCAGACCAGATCCCAATCGTTCCCCATGCTAGGACAATCCCGAATAAATAAGCGAGAGGTAACATGATGAGAAAGGAGACGATCAAATAAACATACATCACATAATACATCATCCCTGCACTACGAAGTGCCGAACCAACAACCATATGATAGGCATCACCCACTTGGATGAGTGCCACAATGCACAATGCAGGGTATGCTTCTTTCATGACTGCAGGAACATCAGTAAATAAACTGATGAGCCATGGCCCACCTAAGATAAAAAAGAGCCCCATACTTCCCATCACAATGGCAGAGAAAGTGGCAGAGCGCATTGTTCCTTCATAAGCCAAACGAATTTTCCCTTGGCCCATCGCTTGGCCAAGAATTGTGGTAGCTGCGATTCCAAATGAAAAACCTGGCATAAAAGACAAACTAAGACAAGTTAACACAACACTTGCAGAAGCTAGTGTTGTTGTGCTGATCATTCCTGCGATTTTATAAAAACCAGAGAATGCAAAGTTTACGAGTGTACCTTCCAATGCAGGTGCAAAACCAACCACACAAAGTTCTTTTAAAATTTCGTAACTAGGTGAAAATATTTGGTAACGAAAGAACTTGATCACGTCCTTTCGAAAGAAATAAAATACAACAACAAGAAGAGAAGGCACAGAACTCAAACTAGATGCAATTGCTGCACCTTTGACTCCCATGGCAGGGAATCCCCAGTTTCCGAATATGAGTAACCAGTTAAAAAAGATATTTGTAACAGCAGCTACAATTGAGGATATCATTCCAACTTGTACAATACCAATTCCGTCAAAAAATCCGCGTAAGGCGAATCCTACAAAAAATAAAACTGTTCCGACAAATCGATAGGATAAATAAACTCCTGCAACCTCGATCACTTCTGGATCATCACCAATCCAAGCCATTAAATTTGGAGCATAAATGTATCCGAAATATGATAATAAAGAACCCAAAACTAATGATAAATAAATTGAATTGACTAAGGTAATTCCAACCCCTCTTTCATTTTTCTCACCAAATCTTCGTGCTACGATGATTTGAACAGCCATGGAACCACCCATGAGAAAAGCAAAGATGGAAAAGTACACCATACCACCAAATCCAACGGAGGCAAGAGGCACTTCCCCTAACTTGCCTACCATAGCAGTATCCGCTACCATAATGGCTGTATAACTGATCATTCCAAAAAAAACAGGGATTGCTAAACCAAGAATTTTCTGATTGAGTCTAGTTGGCTTCAAGATGCGTCTAATTTTGTGAAGCATAGTTTTGTCATTTTTATATGTATATCGATCTACACAACCACCTTTATGGATGTTTACCCCCTGAAACATTGTTTCGAATTGGAAAAAATAACCCTAACCCAAGATGGCATCTATATTTAGAGTCATATGAAAAAGCTTATGGAATTAAAATTCGTCCCTCTACCTTCTTTGATGATTACGCAGACATAAAAGAATTTTCGAAACTGTATCATTTTAAAGAAAAAGCTCCATTTTTGCATTTCCAAGCAAAGTTTAATCTGATTATCGCCTTAGTAAAGTTTGATGAAAGGGAAATAACAGAGGTCTCTCATGATGTCGTTTTTTCAAATAGTTTAGAAGACATAAGTTATGCAGAATACCGATTGATGTTTGGAAAAGAAGAACCTAAAGAAAGTTTTTATACCAAACTAATGGCTTCACTTGAAGGTTTGAAAAAAGGAGAAGAGTCAGCAAAAAAAGCAGGAAAACAAATCCAAGCAAAACTTGTGATGTCTTTACATAGAGACTTAAATTTTGAAAGGCATTATGATTGGATGAAAAATTGGATGGAAAAAGAAACTCTCATTCGGGATGGACTTGTTGGCATTGACTTCTGTCATATAGAAGAAGGATTTCCTCCAAAAGATAAACAATCTTTTTTTCATTCGATCAACAAAGACAACAAAGCAGAACCCAAAACTGCATTGTCCATCCTCTACCACGTAGGCGAAAGTTTTCGAGACAAAACTCCATTTTCTGCAGTACGTTGGATCATCGAATCAGCTGAAAATGGAGCACACCGACTTGGACATGCTCTTGCACTTGGTATTGATTCCGATTATTTTTTAGGAGAGGAACGCA contains the following coding sequences:
- a CDS encoding SPFH domain-containing protein, coding for MALIDRIKFEGNPSEIVWKYPSDEISTAGQLVVDENLEAIFFKEGKALDTFGPGTHTLKTGNIPILEALVNLPFGGKTPFTAEVYYVNKSIMALKWGTTTPIPLEDPKYKIVLNIRAFGDYKFRIKDSRSFLLNVVKGGNRTTNEAIDEFLKPNIVRGIGDFISEVILNNNTSVVEINKYRDESSTAGRVKLAPEFEKYGIDLTEFNVSSVNFDQNDPNYQRIQKIITDKFEIDMLGDKYQQKKMFDIGQAAAENEGQGGGAMGAGMGMGMGMNMGQMMGNMMNQGGQNQAGGAPAANDPAARIAKLKGLLDQGLISAEEFETKKKEILSSI
- a CDS encoding MATE family efflux transporter gives rise to the protein MKPTRLNQKILGLAIPVFFGMISYTAIMVADTAMVGKLGEVPLASVGFGGMVYFSIFAFLMGGSMAVQIIVARRFGEKNERGVGITLVNSIYLSLVLGSLLSYFGYIYAPNLMAWIGDDPEVIEVAGVYLSYRFVGTVLFFVGFALRGFFDGIGIVQVGMISSIVAAVTNIFFNWLLIFGNWGFPAMGVKGAAIASSLSSVPSLLVVVFYFFRKDVIKFFRYQIFSPSYEILKELCVVGFAPALEGTLVNFAFSGFYKIAGMISTTTLASASVVLTCLSLSFMPGFSFGIAATTILGQAMGQGKIRLAYEGTMRSATFSAIVMGSMGLFFILGGPWLISLFTDVPAVMKEAYPALCIVALIQVGDAYHMVVGSALRSAGMMYYVMYVYLIVSFLIMLPLAYLFGIVLAWGTIGIWSAFFIWILLMAVLFVGKFRRKEWVSIRI
- a CDS encoding patatin-like phospholipase family protein, with protein sequence MKRTELERQAIQKFLKSVELFKKLPTSVLTRLANNVQEKLIRSHEALYYKGESSESIYIVRYGEILLENVGGQSHVYVGSGQVLAENSLISSSNHSTSAIAVIDTLVYVLNGKLFLQLASQEKIFAQNIIQMMGTRMRENLDRSNAKDKFTGLRRLCVHIPLEPEYHFGEKVKTFLDEYGEVTKKLSAAIPISTFKGMDPTQISEYLTNLRNKTPLLHIYFDESTSRVDLHYLVVQSDFLVFWEDEPEKFYKEKEEIIQFWKSRIRNFEGRAIRMMESGVRKSYLPQDQSLKTFYQKDTLARYLVSKTRGLSLGGGGARALAHVGLLKVLHREGIHFDFVSGASMGAVIAALYARKNSPEEIEEMIKNFFGGLESAFDPTLPVVAFFKGKRMKRMLKKGFGDQRIEELPLPFATSAVDLQTGKEHIFDQGPITEALTSAMSLPGAFPPYRLGEKLLVDGGMINNVPENLIRSKGADVVMGINVSPLQEIVPVKLFEDRNTTEKGFFRYIWDTLKYPPILQIMTRTITLEGREITRLKRPKMDLFVHFHLEEFQLFDFARYQEIIDKGEREAEANLAEIKQLFS
- a CDS encoding amidohydrolase family protein yields the protein MYIDLHNHLYGCLPPETLFRIGKNNPNPRWHLYLESYEKAYGIKIRPSTFFDDYADIKEFSKLYHFKEKAPFLHFQAKFNLIIALVKFDEREITEVSHDVVFSNSLEDISYAEYRLMFGKEEPKESFYTKLMASLEGLKKGEESAKKAGKQIQAKLVMSLHRDLNFERHYDWMKNWMEKETLIRDGLVGIDFCHIEEGFPPKDKQSFFHSINKDNKAEPKTALSILYHVGESFRDKTPFSAVRWIIESAENGAHRLGHALALGIDSDYFLGEERTELVSETKDQIEHELMFYDEITTYGPFYAKEELELKRKEIKSKPDTEILTIPFDETQSQYLHTFQNYAMSKIAKTNVVIECCPSSNLYIGMLESHIDHPITRFLQNDVKITIGSDDPGLFGTTMEEEYQHAHTAGVSEKDLELIRSVSLDYRSTKLSGRDLD
- a CDS encoding zinc ribbon domain-containing protein — translated: MVAMAEEKIYEMLWDCEFCGSKKLLGKTHRHCPNCGATQDPNRRYFPKEEDKVAVQDHIYYGADKVCPFCQTANGAKATFCGNCGGSLDGAQNVKLRSEHDGVTEDSVQKAKEDLAFQNSEWVKPHPKTPKWVLWMLGSILFGGIGFVCLGILWTEKVELQVTHHEWSRTIAIDQFKPVSESDWCDSMPMGAYSVSKSRQIRSYDSIPDGEDCRTVRTDKGDGTFSESESCTTKYRKEPVYDYHCSYRIDKWAFDRNAVAKGFGTTQEPYWPTPQIKECASTSIGCERLGKKEEKYLVYFVESSGETKGEKHDCEYDMAKWKSVLPKAQYQTEKSVIFNYITCDSIQMLDENGAEE
- a CDS encoding LIMLP_15305 family protein; the protein is MDQTWLKTTLERFKNEQDPIRKFLKETKLFEEALANQEFEKTDLLIRKELGGLLTTFKESFRKLEEGFVQKAQIQNIGKTNSATTLLDRIIMKVTSAGYGLNGLGTGVQATSAEIEKVLNHDFSMLEKVGILQKEILETLPTSFATNPEAAIESINKLLLDFESQFEARNSIFLKL